One Spirochaetota bacterium genomic window, ATTGATAAAATTACAATCATTGTTTAATTGAAAATATTATGAACTCATTAAATTTGATTCTTTTAATTTCAATGTCAATAGTGTATTAATAACCATCAGCACAATAAAGGCAATCATAAATGGAGTCATTGCACCAGTACTTGTCCTGAATGCATCCATTGCAAAAATAAAGATGATTCCTGAAATCTGGCCTGATAAAAGTAATAATCCTTGTGAACTTGATTCAGGTGCAGGGTAGGATATCTCTGCTGCATACTGGAAACCTATTGGGCCTGCACTCATGATAAAAAAACCAAGAATAAAACTTGATATTAGAATTGTGTTAAAATGTTGTGCAAATGTTAAACCTGCAAGCCCCGGAATAAGAAAAGCCATACAGATTGTTAAAAAAACTTTGCGCTTTCTATAATGGTCCGAAAGTAACGGAAGAATAATTGCACCAAGAATGCCTCCCGCCATCATACTGGCTCCAACAATACCGGCCTGCTCAGAGTTAAAGCCACGTGGTTCAATTATCTGCTCTATCCATGTTGTAACTGCGTTAAACATTCCAAGTCCTATAAAGAAAAGAAGTATCACCAGCCACATCTGTTTCAAGCTGAATATATGCAGCAGTCCCTCCTTTACCTTGAAGCGCTCTTCCTGCCCTTTTTCGCATGGCGGTGTAGGAGGTTCTTCTTTCATAAAAATTAGAAATAGTACCGCAATGGCAACACTTACAATGCCATAGATATACATTGTGTGTGGTATTGAGTAGGAATGTACCAGAAACGGAGTTGCGGCAAGCCCAACTATTATGCCAATATATTGGGCAAGAGATGCTATGCCAGTTGCTGTCGCACGCTCATCTAACGGAAACCATTTTGCAGATAGCCGCGTATATGCATTGAGTATAAAGGGCTGAGCTATGGCTAAAGCTATTTGAGTAGTAACTATCGCATTAAAAGAATAAGCATACAAACCTTTTACAATGCCAAATATACCAATGAGTACAGCACCAATGCCAATACCATATCGTATTCCATACGTGTC contains:
- a CDS encoding MFS transporter → MNHAIKVYGYRWVILFIFALLNIVIQLHWISFASITSEAVAFYNVPPLSIGLLSMLFMIVYVFISIPASYIIDTYGIRYGIGIGAVLIGIFGIVKGLYAYSFNAIVTTQIALAIAQPFILNAYTRLSAKWFPLDERATATGIASLAQYIGIIVGLAATPFLVHSYSIPHTMYIYGIVSVAIAVLFLIFMKEEPPTPPCEKGQEERFKVKEGLLHIFSLKQMWLVILLFFIGLGMFNAVTTWIEQIIEPRGFNSEQAGIVGASMMAGGILGAIILPLLSDHYRKRKVFLTICMAFLIPGLAGLTFAQHFNTILISSFILGFFIMSAGPIGFQYAAEISYPAPESSSQGLLLLSGQISGIIFIFAMDAFRTSTGAMTPFMIAFIVLMVINTLLTLKLKESNLMSS